One segment of Candidatus Micropelagos thuwalensis DNA contains the following:
- a CDS encoding efflux RND transporter periplasmic adaptor subunit yields the protein MLVKLENLWRQYVFPAVQNLAQLVYRLLSPLPEKARLPVSIISGSVLFYALMVVTNPKTKTFEPREQSWDVKAHSVVFGATIPEFKSFGEVMAERNIFLRALVDGEVISVSDDLHEGAFIKKGEKLLTIDPFEYENALGEAKAQLISAEASLKMSRQDYERAEKLFEKGTVALRYLDEKKTDLTVKRANVDRLKIVVRRAQRNLDNTKVVAPFDAYVSKVTVDEGRLVNRNDHIALLSDASSYEIRFNLSDSEYGSLLSTQTHILGQPVIALWKVGNKEISLEGSVKYVGARIDPSIRGVDVIADVKDVGNSQIRGGAFVEVIMQGNKLNNVASIPEDALFTDNENVEFVYVITNNRLEVRRVKSLMKVGGNILISEGVLDGENVLTTRFTEAAEGVLVNIP from the coding sequence ATGTTGGTAAAACTTGAAAATTTATGGAGACAGTATGTATTTCCTGCAGTGCAAAATCTTGCACAGCTGGTCTATAGACTTTTGTCACCATTACCTGAAAAGGCGCGGCTTCCTGTATCAATAATTAGTGGTTCTGTACTGTTTTATGCCCTTATGGTGGTTACAAACCCAAAAACAAAAACTTTTGAACCGCGTGAACAAAGCTGGGATGTTAAGGCTCATAGTGTCGTTTTTGGTGCTACAATTCCAGAGTTTAAATCATTCGGCGAGGTAATGGCTGAAAGAAATATTTTTCTCCGTGCTCTGGTTGATGGTGAAGTAATTTCTGTATCCGATGATTTACATGAGGGAGCATTTATTAAAAAGGGAGAAAAACTTCTAACTATTGATCCGTTTGAGTATGAAAACGCCCTTGGAGAAGCCAAAGCTCAGCTTATAAGTGCGGAGGCCTCTTTAAAGATGAGCCGTCAAGATTACGAGCGGGCTGAGAAATTGTTTGAAAAAGGAACAGTTGCGCTAAGATATCTTGATGAGAAAAAAACAGATTTGACAGTAAAAAGAGCAAACGTTGATCGTCTTAAAATTGTTGTTAGGCGCGCACAAAGAAACTTAGACAATACTAAAGTTGTTGCACCATTTGATGCATATGTTAGCAAAGTCACAGTTGATGAAGGTAGGCTAGTTAATAGAAATGATCACATTGCACTTTTGAGTGATGCCTCTAGTTATGAGATACGCTTTAATTTATCAGATAGTGAATACGGATCATTACTTTCTACGCAAACACATATTTTAGGCCAACCAGTAATCGCACTTTGGAAGGTTGGTAATAAAGAAATTTCTTTAGAGGGTAGTGTTAAATATGTCGGCGCCCGCATCGACCCGTCTATTCGTGGTGTAGATGTTATTGCAGATGTTAAAGATGTAGGTAATTCTCAAATTCGTGGTGGGGCATTTGTTGAAGTTATTATGCAAGGCAATAAATTAAATAATGTTGCCTCAATCCCTGAGGATGCACTTTTTACAGATAATGAAAATGTTGAATTCGTTTACGTAATTACTAACAATCGTCTTGAGGTGCGAAGAGTAAAAAGCTTGATGAAGGTGGGCGGAAATATTCTTATTTCTGAGGGTGTTTTAGATGGAGAGAATGTTTTAACCACAAGGTTTACAGAAGCCGCTGAGGGTGTACTGGTAAATATTCCATAA
- the apaG gene encoding Co2+/Mg2+ efflux protein ApaG, producing MFEAITENIKVIVETRFIDDQSDPDEGYYVWAYRITIVNLGDETVQLLARHWKITDALGRLKEVKGDGVVGEQPTLLPGADYTYSSGTPLTTSSGFMTGRYLMRTASGRDFDVEIPAFSLVSPFAKTALH from the coding sequence ATGTTTGAAGCCATAACAGAAAATATCAAGGTTATTGTGGAAACCCGTTTTATTGACGACCAGTCTGACCCTGATGAGGGATATTATGTATGGGCCTACAGAATAACGATTGTCAATTTAGGTGATGAGACTGTCCAATTACTTGCCCGTCACTGGAAAATCACAGATGCCTTAGGCCGTCTTAAAGAGGTTAAAGGTGATGGCGTAGTGGGCGAACAGCCAACACTCCTCCCGGGGGCGGATTATACATATTCTTCCGGAACACCCCTCACCACGTCCAGCGGTTTTATGACTGGTCGTTATTTAATGCGAACGGCAAGCGGAAGAGATTTTGATGTTGAAATACCAGCCTTCTCGCTGGTCAGCCCATTTGCCAAAACCGCGCTTCACTGA
- a CDS encoding TrkH family potassium uptake protein, whose amino-acid sequence MNEFRTVLFIIGLMLGSLAVGMLVPAVTGLFQTSPDWQSFIISACITGFFAVALILTSRGELRPLTVKQAFVLTGFSWLTLTAFAALPLNFSLIGLTYTDSFFEAMSGLTTTGATIITGLVTTPPEILLWRAMLQWFGGIGIIVMAISVLPMLNVGGMQLFRLESSDNSEKILPRATEIAGSIAKIYLLISLLCAFAYLIAGMSLFDAITHAMTTISTGGFSTSDNSLGHFNSLGIESVAVFFMIISSLPFVVYLQAIQGNREPLFTDAQIRGFLSLLVTIITTLWLYRILTQDVSAATALREVIFNTTSLLTGTGYASSDYGQWGNFAICLLFIVLFIGGCAGSTSCGLKVFRVQVVLKSLRRQVQELAYPNGVFVMKYNGNALPDTVTASVLTFAFTYFTLFGLIALVLGMLGLDALTALSAAAAGIANVGPGMGEVIGPQGNYSELPIAAKWVLCLAMLLGRLELFSVLVMLTPRFWRN is encoded by the coding sequence ATGAATGAGTTTCGCACAGTATTGTTTATTATCGGCCTGATGCTGGGCAGTCTTGCCGTCGGCATGCTTGTCCCTGCTGTGACAGGACTTTTTCAAACCAGCCCCGATTGGCAGAGCTTTATCATCAGTGCTTGTATTACTGGTTTTTTTGCCGTTGCACTCATTTTGACAAGTCGTGGTGAGTTGCGCCCACTGACGGTTAAGCAGGCTTTTGTGTTGACCGGATTCTCATGGTTGACGCTCACGGCATTTGCAGCATTGCCTTTGAATTTCAGCCTTATTGGCCTGACTTATACAGATAGTTTTTTTGAAGCAATGTCAGGCTTAACAACAACCGGCGCAACAATCATAACCGGGCTGGTTACAACGCCGCCAGAAATTTTATTATGGCGCGCTATGTTACAATGGTTTGGCGGTATCGGAATTATTGTGATGGCGATATCCGTTTTACCCATGCTGAATGTTGGCGGTATGCAACTTTTCAGACTTGAGTCCTCAGACAATTCCGAAAAAATATTACCCCGCGCAACTGAAATTGCCGGATCAATTGCAAAAATCTATCTGCTCATATCGTTATTATGTGCCTTTGCCTATCTCATTGCAGGGATGAGCTTGTTTGATGCCATTACTCACGCCATGACGACAATTTCGACAGGCGGTTTCTCGACATCTGACAACTCACTCGGACATTTCAATAGTTTGGGTATCGAGTCCGTCGCCGTGTTCTTCATGATAATTTCCAGCCTGCCATTTGTCGTATATCTGCAGGCGATACAAGGCAATCGAGAGCCGCTTTTCACTGATGCCCAAATAAGAGGGTTTTTATCTCTGCTCGTGACCATCATCACGACCTTGTGGCTATATCGCATACTTACACAGGATGTTTCCGCTGCAACAGCCTTGCGAGAGGTGATTTTCAACACGACATCATTGCTGACAGGCACCGGCTACGCTTCGAGCGATTACGGTCAATGGGGTAATTTCGCGATTTGCCTGCTGTTTATAGTTTTGTTTATTGGCGGGTGCGCTGGATCAACTTCATGCGGCCTCAAGGTGTTCCGTGTTCAGGTCGTGCTTAAAAGTCTGCGCCGTCAAGTGCAAGAATTAGCTTACCCCAATGGTGTGTTTGTGATGAAATATAATGGTAACGCCCTGCCAGATACGGTGACAGCGTCGGTACTGACATTTGCTTTTACCTATTTCACTCTATTTGGCCTCATTGCGCTTGTATTAGGCATGCTGGGATTAGATGCACTGACAGCCCTCTCAGCTGCCGCCGCAGGTATTGCGAATGTCGGTCCTGGCATGGGTGAGGTTATCGGTCCGCAAGGAAATTATTCAGAGCTTCCGATTGCGGCTAAATGGGTATTATGTCTCGCAATGCTTCTGGGGAGGCTGGAACTGTTCAGCGTATTAGTGATGCTGACACCTCGGTTTTGGCGCAACTAA
- a CDS encoding efflux RND transporter permease subunit — protein MNDNITHETPPSSEVPKDERHSTFNELVRFFISHRNAAHLLMLSMIIFGFLGLRELNTQFFPEIEIEVVGVTIVWPGASAEDVDVNIVEPLQAQLRFLAGVDELESRSRFGLATFNINYKRGFDMSQATNDVEAAISQITTLPKDIERPIVRQYVNYDPVGNILLSGKFPERALKSYALKLRDGLLDAGVDKVDVVGARDEEIWVEVRIDQIRRYDLTINQIASAIRSSSLDMPGGLVRAETEKQIRATGLKKTAEEIGQIEIRALTSGERVLVKDVARVSENFNSDQSTGWTDGKRAVQLKVFRSETSDSLDTLNILREFASEAETKLPQGMELKVYDTLADKIAQRLGLLLRNGLGGMVLVLITLFLFLNARIAFWVALGIPISIMATLGFMWPLDRTLNMLSMFTFIMTLGIIVDDAIVVGEHSATVFKRGTTPEYAAERGAIRMSKPIFAAGLTTLAAFFPVLTLDNIFGDLVRPIPIIVFAVLAASLIECFFILPSHLKHALTQPEKPPTGFRKRFLDKFEEFRHGRFKQLTIYAYKNRYTTLSIAVACFIIAISLFAGGRLQFRFFPAPEMERIAATIIFHSGTPREITKKGMEAVELALHETDKQLRNGNKSLINEHFSRLGSIGYSSGNHLAYIETELIASELRTVRTKDFIKKWKENFPPMAGIRYTTVEELGDGPGASPIELRLQGDSLINLKKASGEVVEDLKLFPSVIFPWDNLFFGKQEILIEVNANGAALGFTNQIVGQQLRNAYEGAIARRFARGDNEVTIRVMLPRDFGKPQSLDNFFLAVPGSSPIRYVPFAQVVDVSEKPGFASIQRAGGAREVVIRAGFADNSGNPADVIREYSKTKLPAILEKYDVQQVVRGEQEDMNESFLQLLIGLFIGLGLIYIILALVFSSYSKPLVIMSVIPFGMIGAILGHYVQGYEFNFLSMIALLGLSGILVNNSIILISRIDERISSGEDFEDSVINGVNDRLRAVVLTSMTTVLGLTPMLFETSTQAQFLLPMVITMAWGLASSAFLVLLLVPAILGIQCDISNYFQQRKQRRALAE, from the coding sequence ATGAACGATAACATCACTCATGAAACTCCTCCATCCTCAGAAGTTCCAAAAGATGAGAGGCATTCAACATTTAACGAGCTTGTGAGATTTTTCATTTCACATAGAAATGCTGCTCACTTGCTTATGTTGTCGATGATCATCTTTGGCTTTCTGGGTTTAAGAGAACTTAACACCCAATTTTTTCCAGAAATAGAAATTGAAGTTGTTGGTGTTACAATTGTTTGGCCAGGTGCGAGTGCAGAAGATGTTGATGTTAATATTGTGGAACCTTTACAGGCACAATTACGTTTTCTAGCAGGTGTTGATGAACTTGAGAGTAGGTCCCGATTTGGGTTAGCAACCTTTAATATTAATTATAAACGTGGCTTTGACATGTCTCAGGCAACAAATGATGTTGAAGCCGCTATCAGTCAAATTACAACATTACCAAAAGACATAGAAAGACCAATTGTAAGGCAATACGTAAATTATGATCCTGTAGGAAACATTTTATTAAGTGGTAAGTTCCCAGAGCGTGCGCTTAAGAGTTACGCCTTAAAGTTAAGAGATGGTCTTCTTGACGCAGGTGTAGATAAAGTCGATGTAGTTGGTGCAAGAGATGAAGAAATATGGGTTGAGGTAAGAATAGACCAAATTAGAAGGTATGACTTAACTATTAATCAAATTGCAAGTGCTATTCGCTCCAGTTCTCTGGATATGCCGGGAGGGTTGGTTCGTGCAGAAACAGAAAAACAAATTCGTGCAACAGGATTAAAGAAAACAGCCGAGGAGATAGGTCAAATTGAAATTCGAGCACTGACAAGCGGAGAGCGTGTGCTAGTCAAAGATGTAGCAAGGGTTTCAGAAAATTTTAACAGTGACCAGTCTACTGGATGGACTGATGGAAAACGTGCTGTTCAGTTAAAGGTTTTCCGTTCAGAGACATCGGACTCACTTGATACATTAAATATACTTCGAGAGTTTGCTTCAGAAGCAGAGACAAAACTTCCTCAAGGTATGGAATTGAAAGTCTATGATACCCTGGCCGATAAAATTGCTCAACGTCTAGGATTGCTTCTTCGCAATGGTCTGGGCGGCATGGTACTCGTGCTAATTACATTGTTTCTATTTTTAAATGCTCGCATTGCCTTCTGGGTGGCTTTGGGAATACCTATTTCTATAATGGCTACATTAGGCTTTATGTGGCCGCTTGATCGCACATTAAATATGCTTTCTATGTTCACTTTCATTATGACACTAGGAATTATTGTAGACGATGCAATTGTTGTTGGGGAACACTCAGCAACTGTTTTTAAAAGAGGAACAACCCCTGAATATGCAGCTGAACGGGGTGCAATTAGAATGTCTAAGCCAATTTTTGCGGCAGGCTTAACAACTCTAGCTGCTTTTTTCCCAGTTCTTACATTAGATAATATTTTTGGAGATTTAGTTCGTCCAATTCCGATAATAGTTTTTGCGGTTTTGGCAGCAAGTTTAATTGAATGTTTCTTCATTTTGCCATCACACTTAAAACATGCATTAACTCAACCTGAAAAACCTCCTACAGGTTTTAGAAAACGTTTCCTTGATAAGTTTGAGGAGTTTCGTCATGGACGCTTTAAGCAATTAACAATATATGCATATAAGAACCGCTACACGACACTCAGTATTGCTGTAGCGTGTTTTATTATTGCAATTTCGTTATTTGCTGGAGGAAGATTGCAATTTAGGTTTTTCCCTGCTCCAGAAATGGAAAGAATAGCTGCAACAATTATTTTCCACTCTGGAACACCAAGAGAAATTACAAAAAAAGGTATGGAAGCAGTGGAGCTGGCCCTTCATGAAACTGATAAACAACTTAGAAATGGTAATAAGTCCCTAATAAATGAACATTTTTCACGTTTAGGAAGTATAGGGTATAGCTCAGGTAATCACTTGGCTTACATAGAAACAGAGCTAATTGCCTCAGAATTGAGAACTGTAAGAACTAAAGATTTTATAAAAAAATGGAAAGAAAACTTTCCGCCAATGGCTGGAATCCGATATACAACTGTTGAGGAATTAGGAGATGGTCCCGGGGCTTCACCAATAGAGTTAAGACTTCAGGGAGACTCATTAATCAATTTAAAAAAAGCATCAGGAGAAGTTGTTGAAGATCTTAAGCTTTTCCCGTCAGTAATTTTTCCTTGGGATAATTTATTCTTTGGAAAACAAGAAATTTTAATAGAAGTTAATGCAAATGGCGCCGCGCTTGGTTTTACAAACCAAATAGTAGGGCAACAACTTAGAAATGCATATGAGGGCGCTATAGCGCGAAGATTTGCACGTGGTGATAATGAAGTTACAATTCGGGTTATGTTACCCCGTGATTTTGGAAAACCACAAAGTCTTGATAACTTCTTTTTGGCTGTGCCAGGAAGTTCACCTATTAGGTATGTTCCTTTTGCGCAAGTTGTTGATGTATCAGAAAAACCTGGATTTGCTTCTATCCAGAGGGCTGGAGGAGCTAGAGAGGTTGTAATTCGGGCAGGATTTGCAGACAATTCAGGTAATCCAGCAGATGTAATTAGAGAATATTCTAAAACTAAGTTACCAGCTATTTTGGAAAAATATGATGTCCAACAAGTTGTCAGAGGGGAACAGGAGGATATGAATGAAAGCTTTCTTCAACTTTTAATTGGTCTTTTTATAGGCTTAGGTCTTATCTACATAATTCTTGCACTTGTATTTTCGAGCTACTCAAAACCCCTGGTCATTATGTCAGTAATCCCATTTGGAATGATTGGAGCAATACTCGGCCATTATGTGCAGGGGTATGAGTTTAATTTCTTGAGCATGATTGCACTTCTTGGTCTATCGGGAATTCTAGTTAATAATTCAATTATTCTAATTAGCCGAATAGATGAACGTATTTCGAGTGGAGAAGATTTCGAGGACTCGGTCATAAATGGTGTAAATGATAGACTAAGAGCAGTAGTTTTGACATCAATGACTACCGTTCTGGGTTTGACACCAATGCTGTTTGAAACCAGTACTCAAGCGCAGTTTCTTCTACCAATGGTCATAACAATGGCATGGGGTCTTGCTTCATCTGCATTTCTGGTGCTTTTGCTGGTTCCAGCTATTTTGGGTATTCAATGTGATATTAGTAACTATTTCCAGCAGCGGAAGCAACGGCGCGCTCTCGCAGAATAA